The Thermodesulfovibrionales bacterium genome has a window encoding:
- a CDS encoding sigma-54 dependent transcriptional regulator codes for MTRLLVIDDEEPFRRLLKKELSRKGFFVEVAPDAETALRLLSSDVYDLVLLDIIMPGVDGISLMKKLKQDPASPVIIVLTGKATVETAVEAMKHGAYDYLTKPYKLDELVIIINRAYEYGQLMMKNHLLQQELIRQESPFEFIASSSHLRNILSLIKKIAPTDSAVLIQGESGTGKELIANTIWHYSKRNRYPFIALNCATLSESLIESELFGHEKGAFTSAYQTKYGIVEVADKGTLFLDEIAEMPLGLQAKLLRFLDSGEFRRVGGNKTLKVDVRVIAATNKDMNGIMRAGAFREDLYYRLNVITIAIPPLRERREDIAELAKYFMKKYSRKLFKPIANIKEEALLMLHKYDWPGNVRELENVLERAVILCDNREIGKEDLAIPAAAAAEERSLHPSLEEMEKEYILRVVRETNGNQSKASQVLGIDRKTLYLKLKRYGIDIPFKNRL; via the coding sequence ATGACCAGACTTCTCGTTATTGACGATGAGGAGCCCTTCAGGAGGCTCCTCAAGAAAGAGCTGTCGAGAAAGGGCTTTTTCGTCGAAGTGGCACCGGACGCGGAAACGGCGCTCCGGCTGCTTTCGAGTGACGTCTATGATCTCGTTCTCCTCGATATCATCATGCCCGGCGTTGACGGCATTTCACTCATGAAGAAACTGAAACAGGACCCCGCATCTCCTGTCATTATCGTACTGACGGGCAAGGCAACGGTAGAGACGGCGGTCGAAGCGATGAAACACGGGGCATACGACTACCTCACGAAACCCTACAAACTCGATGAACTCGTGATCATCATCAACAGGGCCTATGAATACGGCCAGCTCATGATGAAAAATCACCTGCTCCAGCAGGAACTGATCAGGCAGGAATCACCCTTTGAATTCATTGCGAGCAGTTCTCACCTCAGAAACATCCTCTCGCTCATCAAGAAGATTGCGCCGACTGATTCCGCAGTGCTGATTCAAGGTGAGAGCGGCACGGGAAAAGAGCTCATCGCGAATACCATCTGGCATTACAGCAAGAGAAACCGTTATCCCTTTATCGCCCTCAACTGCGCGACCCTTTCTGAGTCCCTCATCGAATCGGAATTGTTCGGACACGAGAAAGGCGCCTTCACGAGCGCATACCAGACAAAGTACGGCATCGTGGAGGTCGCCGACAAGGGAACCCTCTTCCTTGATGAAATAGCAGAGATGCCGCTCGGCCTTCAGGCGAAACTTCTCCGCTTCCTCGATTCCGGGGAGTTCAGAAGGGTCGGCGGCAACAAGACGCTCAAGGTCGATGTGAGGGTAATTGCAGCGACGAACAAGGATATGAACGGGATCATGAGGGCCGGTGCATTCAGGGAAGACCTCTATTACCGGTTGAATGTCATCACGATAGCGATCCCACCGCTCCGGGAGCGCAGAGAGGACATCGCCGAACTCGCGAAATACTTCATGAAGAAATACAGCAGGAAATTATTCAAGCCGATTGCCAACATTAAGGAGGAGGCCCTTCTCATGCTTCATAAGTATGACTGGCCCGGAAACGTAAGGGAACTCGAAAACGTTCTTGAGAGGGCGGTCATTCTCTGCGACAACAGAGAGATAGGGAAGGAAGACCTCGCCATTCCGGCTGCTGCGGCGGCGGAAGAGAGAAGTCTTCACCCTTCACTGGAAGAGATGGAAAAAGAGTATATCCTCAGGGTCGTCAGGGAAACGAACGGCAATCAGTCAAAGGCGAGCCAGGTACTCGGCATCGACAGAAAGACCCTCTATCTGAAGCTGAAGAGATACGGCATCGACATCCCCTTCAAGAACAGACTATAG
- the metF gene encoding methylenetetrahydrofolate reductase [NAD(P)H]: MRISDKFKGDEKRVSFEFFPPKSVESRRPFMNVVNALKRYDPLYVSVTYGSGGSTRDRTGTTLKWIKEETDLTVMSHLTCIGATTSSIDALLKDYMASGIDNILAMRGDPPRDVADFDPAKGEFRFARDLVAFIKRCKYFSIAVAVYPEGHQESPSIEKDMEYTKAKIDEGADFAITQMFFDNRYYYDFLDRAAKEGITIPILPGIMPITDCRKIEEFADFCNATIPQDIKKKMEPLLDKPEEMRKLGVEYAVRQCEDLLDGGVRYLHFYTMNRADSVGEILDALGSRFLRKQSG; encoded by the coding sequence ATGCGGATCAGTGATAAGTTCAAGGGGGACGAGAAAAGAGTCTCCTTCGAATTCTTCCCGCCGAAGAGCGTCGAATCGAGACGCCCTTTCATGAACGTCGTGAATGCGCTGAAGCGGTATGACCCGCTCTACGTATCCGTCACCTACGGGTCTGGCGGAAGCACGAGGGACAGAACGGGCACCACCCTCAAGTGGATAAAGGAAGAGACGGACCTCACGGTAATGTCTCACCTCACCTGCATCGGGGCCACCACATCATCGATAGACGCCCTCCTCAAAGACTACATGGCTTCAGGCATCGACAACATCCTGGCCATGCGCGGTGACCCTCCCCGGGACGTTGCCGACTTCGATCCGGCCAAAGGTGAGTTTCGCTTCGCTCGTGACCTCGTCGCGTTCATCAAGAGGTGCAAGTATTTCTCGATAGCAGTCGCGGTCTACCCCGAGGGGCACCAGGAATCGCCGAGCATCGAGAAAGATATGGAATATACGAAGGCGAAGATCGATGAAGGAGCCGACTTCGCGATCACCCAGATGTTTTTTGATAACCGATACTATTATGATTTTCTCGATCGGGCCGCAAAAGAGGGGATAACGATACCGATCCTGCCGGGCATCATGCCGATCACAGACTGCAGGAAGATCGAAGAGTTTGCCGATTTCTGCAATGCGACGATACCACAGGATATCAAGAAGAAGATGGAACCTCTCCTCGATAAGCCCGAGGAGATGCGGAAACTGGGCGTGGAATACGCCGTACGGCAGTGTGAGGACCTTCTCGATGGCGGCGTCAGGTATCTTCACTTTTACACGATGAATAGGGCAGATTCGGTAGGCGAAATACTCGACGCCCTGGGCAGCCGATTTCTTCGGAAACAATCTGGGTAA
- a CDS encoding uroporphyrinogen decarboxylase family protein encodes MAMTPRESILKAFAGGKAERVPVTVFGGGMWSIKDYGTTFEALALNAEKMTDMCVVEAEKIRSDVVYVGSGYNNFHAIALGRKYGVGEKYREIGAPDITDHFVHGEEDIAKLDMNDLFKEPVIKTVLDATNRVREKIGKKYLVTMTCWGPFTLAARFVGEEAFMKYTFKKPAFVEKMVDFCADLLIKLYEPLVNEGMEALSIADPTASGDLINPKQMSRFAVPPLKKMSDW; translated from the coding sequence ATGGCAATGACCCCGAGGGAGAGTATTCTGAAGGCCTTTGCAGGAGGCAAGGCAGAGAGAGTGCCGGTGACAGTCTTCGGAGGAGGCATGTGGTCTATCAAGGATTACGGCACGACCTTTGAAGCACTGGCGCTTAATGCGGAAAAGATGACGGACATGTGCGTTGTTGAGGCGGAAAAGATCAGGAGTGACGTCGTCTACGTCGGCTCCGGCTATAACAACTTCCATGCGATAGCGCTCGGCAGGAAGTACGGCGTCGGCGAGAAATACCGCGAGATCGGGGCGCCCGATATCACCGATCACTTTGTTCACGGTGAAGAAGACATCGCAAAGCTCGACATGAACGACCTGTTCAAGGAACCTGTTATCAAGACCGTGCTGGATGCGACAAACAGGGTCAGGGAGAAGATCGGGAAGAAGTATCTCGTCACGATGACCTGCTGGGGTCCCTTCACGCTCGCCGCGAGATTCGTCGGTGAAGAAGCCTTCATGAAGTATACCTTCAAGAAGCCGGCCTTCGTCGAAAAGATGGTAGATTTCTGCGCCGACCTCCTCATTAAGCTTTACGAGCCTCTCGTGAACGAAGGGATGGAGGCGCTCAGCATCGCCGACCCGACCGCATCGGGTGACTTAATCAATCCAAAACAGATGTCGCGCTTTGCGGTGCCGCCCCTCAAGAAGATGAGCGACTGGG
- a CDS encoding GTP-binding protein has protein sequence MKTTIVCGLLGAGKTTFIRRYVRTVTGKTVVLVNDFGKTGIDGEIFSVDGIESIELPSGCVCCTLKFDLITTIEKIRDTLSPENLLVEPSGVASPSGVLEVFGNLNVGPVTVVGLVDATEFLELYESQMYGAFFEDQIVNSDILLVNKVDIADEEKISGTISLVEGMNPGAIIVRTVNAVLDYPLPAVTGNRRPAIVRNPHFAFDTFSLMLEGEGPCPFYEDFFEDMARGMYGNIVRAKALVQTAEGPFRFDLSLGRVDHIPFGSTVSESRLVIIGSDLRKEGIAERLAPLFRSRQQVL, from the coding sequence ATGAAAACAACGATCGTATGCGGTTTGTTAGGGGCCGGGAAGACAACCTTCATCCGGCGTTATGTGAGGACCGTGACGGGCAAGACGGTCGTCCTCGTCAACGACTTCGGCAAGACGGGGATCGATGGAGAGATATTTTCCGTCGACGGCATCGAATCGATAGAACTGCCGAGCGGGTGTGTCTGCTGCACGCTCAAGTTCGATCTTATCACGACGATAGAAAAAATCAGAGATACCCTCTCGCCCGAGAATCTCCTCGTCGAGCCGAGCGGCGTGGCCTCTCCTTCCGGAGTCCTCGAAGTGTTCGGCAACCTCAACGTCGGCCCTGTTACCGTGGTCGGACTCGTTGATGCCACAGAGTTCCTGGAACTCTACGAGTCCCAGATGTACGGAGCCTTCTTCGAAGATCAGATCGTCAACTCCGACATCCTGCTCGTGAACAAAGTCGATATTGCTGACGAAGAGAAGATATCGGGAACCATCAGCCTTGTCGAAGGTATGAATCCCGGGGCGATAATCGTCCGTACCGTCAATGCCGTTCTTGACTACCCTCTCCCCGCGGTAACGGGAAATCGTCGACCCGCGATTGTGCGGAATCCCCATTTCGCGTTTGATACCTTTTCCCTGATGCTGGAGGGGGAAGGGCCCTGCCCATTCTATGAAGATTTTTTCGAGGATATGGCCAGGGGAATGTACGGAAATATCGTGAGGGCAAAGGCCCTTGTCCAGACGGCAGAAGGGCCTTTCAGATTCGACCTTTCCCTTGGAAGGGTGGACCATATCCCCTTCGGGAGTACCGTCAGCGAGAGTCGCCTCGTGATTATCGGAAGTGACTTGAGAAAAGAGGGCATCGCGGAGAGACTAGCCCCCCTTTTCCGTTCCCGGCAGCAGGTGCTATAG
- a CDS encoding GAF domain-containing protein, protein MAVLIDNKTDIILDVFDSLATPAFILDATAKIVSLNATARTVFLYSPDNIIGRNIGELISLGNDLRPEIPTLLDFGPHEHLQKETTGGTHFESLCKKKNGEFFFARVSVVPYNGKDRKVVIMHDISTQKKLQQRASQRSKELSIFNTFSKILTRHTDIGMILEETIQMLLSRMGVDKGWVYLMDDEAGELRLAAHRGLSKALLRDVSRLKPGECFSGKVFASGRRLLVKKASEDPRVLYRDPTIESMAGVPITSKGTMLGVLGLGSGERTSFTSLDIQLLKIIASELGVAIENSKLIAQLRDKMRQVELINEVSGIINSSLSIGTVFRIMVSELRKLIVYDRASLLLYNEKAKNLIILALDTDMKTILKKGVKAPLETTSAGWVIENNLPLINEDLASEIRFPLDEKLLREGIRSTISIPLFQDKIMGVFNLDSTEPRKYSEKDLQILLPVAKHISIALENAFLFEEISREKKEWEKTFDAITDMVWIEDDRQRIIRANKTLFMKAGLLAFQVAGKQCREVLSRIGIHPSECLCRKTVSTKRPSFQEVKGAGGNIFHFWAYPLMDNDGQLYAVVHYLKDVTSRKRLEQQLIRADKLASLGTLVAGIAHEINNPLGIIAGYSEALLDRAKEKRLLAVEEFEDFPEYLDTIHSEMFRCKEILRSLLEFARPHGGTFRRLDVNELIKEVILLVNHKAARLKHNLELRLNRDLPKIAADPGSLRQLFMNIIINSMYFTPEGGSIVIETCTDESRGVKTEIDTVTISISDTGIGIPGDALDKIFDPFFTTKAVGEGTGLGLSICHKIAEEHGGTIDVESEVGRGTRFIIKLPAGPDRSDDQTSRY, encoded by the coding sequence ATGGCTGTGCTCATCGATAATAAAACCGATATAATTTTAGACGTTTTTGACTCCCTGGCCACGCCTGCCTTCATTCTCGATGCGACCGCGAAAATTGTTTCACTCAACGCTACCGCTCGTACGGTCTTCCTTTACTCTCCCGATAACATTATAGGCAGGAACATTGGGGAACTCATATCCCTCGGCAATGACCTGCGCCCGGAGATTCCGACTCTTCTCGATTTTGGTCCGCATGAACACCTTCAGAAGGAGACGACGGGGGGAACGCATTTTGAGTCACTCTGCAAAAAGAAGAACGGCGAATTCTTCTTTGCCCGTGTTTCCGTCGTCCCCTATAACGGAAAGGACAGGAAGGTCGTCATCATGCACGACATATCAACGCAAAAGAAGCTCCAGCAGCGGGCCTCGCAGAGGTCGAAAGAGCTTTCTATCTTTAATACCTTTTCAAAGATTCTCACGAGGCACACCGACATCGGCATGATCCTGGAGGAAACCATTCAGATGCTGCTGTCCCGGATGGGGGTCGATAAGGGATGGGTCTATCTCATGGATGACGAGGCCGGGGAACTCCGTCTCGCTGCCCACCGCGGACTCTCAAAAGCCCTTCTTCGGGATGTGAGTCGCCTGAAACCCGGCGAGTGTTTCAGCGGGAAGGTCTTTGCTTCAGGCAGGAGGCTCCTCGTGAAGAAGGCCTCTGAAGACCCAAGGGTTCTCTATAGGGACCCCACGATAGAGAGCATGGCCGGTGTCCCGATAACCTCGAAGGGGACCATGCTCGGGGTTCTCGGTCTCGGGTCTGGCGAGAGAACTTCTTTTACCTCTCTCGACATTCAACTTCTTAAGATAATAGCCAGTGAACTCGGCGTCGCCATCGAGAATTCAAAACTGATCGCTCAGCTGCGCGACAAGATGAGACAGGTCGAACTCATCAATGAGGTCAGCGGCATCATTAATTCGAGCCTCAGTATCGGGACCGTATTCAGGATCATGGTTTCCGAGCTGCGGAAACTCATCGTGTATGACAGGGCAAGCCTTCTCCTCTATAACGAAAAGGCGAAGAACCTTATTATCCTTGCCCTGGATACGGATATGAAGACGATCCTGAAGAAAGGCGTCAAGGCCCCCCTCGAAACGACAAGTGCCGGCTGGGTAATAGAGAATAACCTGCCCCTCATTAACGAGGACCTGGCATCCGAGATACGCTTCCCCCTTGACGAGAAACTCCTCCGCGAAGGCATCAGGTCGACGATCAGTATCCCCCTCTTTCAGGACAAGATAATGGGGGTCTTCAACCTCGACAGCACGGAACCGCGGAAGTATTCCGAAAAAGACCTCCAGATACTGCTTCCCGTTGCGAAGCATATCTCGATCGCGCTTGAGAACGCCTTCCTCTTTGAAGAGATATCGAGGGAGAAGAAGGAGTGGGAGAAGACCTTCGATGCCATCACCGATATGGTATGGATCGAGGACGACAGACAGCGCATCATCCGGGCGAATAAGACGCTTTTCATGAAGGCGGGGCTTCTCGCATTTCAGGTCGCAGGAAAACAGTGCAGGGAAGTCCTGAGCAGGATTGGGATACATCCTTCCGAATGCCTCTGCCGAAAGACGGTTTCGACGAAGAGACCCTCCTTCCAGGAGGTCAAAGGGGCAGGCGGAAACATCTTTCACTTCTGGGCCTATCCCCTCATGGACAACGACGGGCAGCTCTATGCTGTCGTTCATTATCTGAAGGACGTCACATCGCGCAAACGGCTTGAACAGCAGCTCATACGCGCCGACAAACTCGCCTCTCTCGGTACCCTTGTTGCCGGCATCGCCCATGAGATAAACAATCCCCTCGGCATCATTGCCGGCTATTCTGAGGCGCTTCTCGATAGGGCGAAAGAGAAAAGGCTCCTCGCCGTGGAAGAGTTTGAAGATTTTCCCGAATATCTCGATACGATCCACAGCGAGATGTTCCGGTGTAAAGAGATTCTTCGCAGTCTTCTCGAATTCGCAAGACCGCACGGGGGGACCTTCCGCAGGCTCGACGTCAACGAACTCATCAAGGAAGTGATTCTCCTCGTCAACCATAAGGCGGCGCGTCTGAAACACAACCTGGAACTCAGGCTGAACAGGGATCTTCCGAAGATCGCGGCAGACCCGGGGAGTCTGAGGCAGCTCTTCATGAATATCATCATAAACTCGATGTATTTCACGCCCGAAGGAGGGAGCATCGTCATCGAGACCTGCACCGACGAGAGCCGGGGCGTAAAGACGGAGATTGATACGGTCACCATATCCATCAGCGATACCGGCATCGGGATTCCCGGCGATGCCCTTGATAAGATTTTCGATCCTTTTTTCACGACGAAAGCCGTCGGAGAAGGTACCGGTCTCGGGCTCTCGATCTGTCACAAGATTGCCGAAGAGCATGGCGGTACCATCGATGTGGAAAGCGAAGTCGGCAGGGGAACACGTTTCATCATAAAGCTACCTGCAGGACCTGACCGTTCCGATGACCAGACTTCTCGTTATTGA
- a CDS encoding OsmC family protein yields the protein MKSEKERDLKEVVARRVDFFKKKPECAIYKPKVSSKHIQGLYTETVVREHLVKSDYGEAAGGTNLAPNPIELLLAAVAACIEAAFYEFAVHEGLTINALSANVEGTLDLRGLFMVDESVTPGFQDLRYTFTIESPDDEAKVRDLAERVIAHCPVVDSLLRPVKMTGEIAVTKG from the coding sequence ATGAAAAGTGAGAAAGAAAGGGATCTGAAGGAGGTTGTGGCGAGGAGGGTCGACTTCTTCAAAAAGAAGCCTGAATGTGCGATCTACAAGCCGAAGGTCTCTTCAAAACACATCCAGGGGCTTTATACGGAAACGGTCGTGCGCGAGCATCTTGTCAAGTCCGATTACGGAGAGGCAGCCGGCGGCACCAATCTCGCACCGAACCCTATAGAGCTGCTGCTCGCTGCTGTGGCCGCCTGCATCGAGGCAGCATTCTATGAGTTTGCGGTACACGAGGGACTCACCATAAATGCCCTCTCAGCGAACGTCGAAGGCACTCTTGACCTGAGGGGGCTCTTCATGGTCGACGAGTCGGTGACCCCGGGCTTTCAGGACCTGCGCTATACTTTCACGATAGAGTCACCTGATGATGAAGCAAAGGTGCGGGACCTCGCAGAGAGGGTAATCGCCCATTGCCCTGTTGTTGACAGTCTCTTGCGACCGGTGAAGATGACTGGCGAGATTGCCGTTACGAAGGGCTGA